One segment of Mycolicibacterium baixiangningiae DNA contains the following:
- the purS gene encoding phosphoribosylformylglycinamidine synthase subunit PurS, translating to MAKVVVHVMPKAEILDPQGQAIVGALGRLGVTGVSDVRQGKRFELEIDGDVTDETVAEIAESLLANTVIEDWSVSRGDA from the coding sequence GTGGCGAAGGTGGTGGTGCACGTGATGCCCAAGGCGGAGATCCTCGACCCCCAGGGTCAGGCGATCGTCGGCGCGTTGGGACGTCTCGGTGTGACGGGTGTCTCAGATGTCCGGCAAGGCAAACGATTCGAGTTGGAGATCGACGGCGACGTCACGGACGAGACGGTGGCCGAAATCGCCGAATCCCTCCTGGCCAACACCGTCATCGAGGACTGGTCCGTGTCCAGGGGTGACGCATGA
- the purQ gene encoding phosphoribosylformylglycinamidine synthase subunit PurQ: MSARVGVITFPGTLDDIDAARAVRLAGAEPVSLWHADADLKGVDAVVVPGGFSYGDYLRAGAIAKFAPVMGEVIRSAEQGMPVLGICNGFQVLCESGLLPGALTRNIGLHFICRDTWLQVASNTSAWTTRYENGADLLIPLKSGEGRYVASEKVLDELEGEGRVVFRYRENLNGSMRDIAGISSANGRVVGLMPHPEHATEALTGPSDDGLGLFLSALDAVLTV; this comes from the coding sequence ATGAGCGCACGGGTGGGAGTGATCACGTTCCCGGGAACACTCGATGACATCGACGCCGCACGCGCAGTGCGGCTCGCCGGTGCCGAGCCGGTCAGCCTGTGGCATGCCGACGCCGACCTCAAGGGTGTGGACGCCGTCGTGGTGCCGGGCGGTTTCTCCTACGGTGACTACCTGCGCGCGGGCGCCATTGCGAAGTTCGCGCCCGTCATGGGTGAGGTCATCCGCTCGGCCGAGCAGGGCATGCCGGTGCTCGGCATCTGCAACGGGTTCCAGGTGCTGTGCGAATCCGGCCTGCTGCCGGGGGCGCTGACCCGAAACATCGGGCTGCACTTCATCTGCCGCGACACGTGGCTGCAGGTCGCCTCGAACACCTCGGCGTGGACCACGCGCTACGAGAACGGCGCCGACCTCCTCATCCCGCTGAAGTCGGGGGAGGGCCGCTACGTCGCGAGCGAGAAGGTGCTCGACGAACTCGAGGGTGAGGGCCGGGTGGTCTTCCGCTACCGCGAGAACCTCAACGGGTCCATGCGCGACATCGCGGGGATCAGTTCGGCCAACGGCCGCGTCGTCGGCCTGATGCCGCACCCCGAACATGCGACAGAGGCGCTCACCGGACCGTCCGACGACGGGCTCGGCCTGTTCCTGTCGGCGCTCGACGCGGTGCTCACGGTCTGA
- a CDS encoding VOC family protein has translation MTLTVEMITFDCTDPDTLAGWWAEAVGGEVSAFAPGEFVVVMRETGPRLGFQKVPDVTPGKNRVHIDFTAGDVVAEVTRLIGMGASERGTHSFGDDFSWVVLADPEGNEFCVAGT, from the coding sequence ATGACCCTCACCGTGGAGATGATCACGTTCGACTGCACCGATCCCGACACGCTGGCCGGCTGGTGGGCGGAAGCCGTCGGTGGCGAGGTGAGTGCCTTCGCGCCGGGGGAATTCGTCGTCGTCATGCGTGAGACCGGCCCACGCCTGGGCTTCCAGAAGGTGCCCGACGTGACACCGGGCAAGAACCGCGTCCACATCGACTTCACCGCGGGCGACGTCGTGGCCGAAGTGACACGGCTGATCGGAATGGGTGCTTCGGAGCGGGGCACGCACAGTTTCGGTGACGACTTCAGCTGGGTCGTGCTCGCCGACCCCGAGGGCAACGAGTTCTGCGTGGCGGGTACCTGA
- a CDS encoding M18 family aminopeptidase has product MPPSPQSLCAFIDASPSPFHVCSTVADRLRGAGFTELAEGDAWPSAAGDYFTVRAGSLVAWRAGADPHTPFRIVGGHTDSPNLRVKQHPDRFVAGWRIVALQPYGGAWLNSWLDRDLGISGRLSIRVGDGIEHRLLRIDDPILRVPQLAIHLSDDRKGVSLDPQRHVNAVWGVGGAAGSFLGWVADRAGVAEDAVLAADLMTHDLTPSTLAGTDRELVSAPRLDNQATCYAGVEALLAAQPRDVVPVLALFDHEEVGSTSDHGAQSELLPTVLERITLAAGGHREDLLRRMSGSMVASGDMAHATHPNYPERHEPNHLIEVNAGPVLKVQPNLRYATDGRTAAAFALACAQAGVPMQRYEHRADLPCGSTIGPMTSARTGIPTVDVGAAQLAMHSARELMGAADVAAYSAALQAFLSPG; this is encoded by the coding sequence ATGCCACCCAGCCCCCAGAGCCTGTGCGCGTTCATCGACGCCTCGCCGTCCCCGTTCCACGTGTGCAGCACCGTCGCGGACCGCTTGCGCGGCGCCGGGTTCACCGAGCTCGCCGAAGGCGACGCGTGGCCTTCCGCGGCGGGCGACTACTTCACCGTGCGGGCCGGCTCGCTGGTCGCATGGCGGGCAGGTGCCGACCCGCACACACCGTTCCGGATCGTGGGCGGTCACACCGACAGCCCGAACCTTCGCGTCAAGCAACACCCGGACCGCTTCGTCGCCGGTTGGCGCATCGTGGCGTTGCAGCCCTACGGCGGCGCGTGGCTGAACTCGTGGCTGGATCGGGATCTGGGAATCAGCGGCAGGCTCTCCATCCGGGTCGGCGACGGGATCGAGCACCGGCTGCTCCGCATCGACGACCCGATTCTGCGGGTGCCGCAGTTGGCGATTCATCTCTCCGACGACCGCAAGGGGGTCAGCCTCGATCCGCAGCGTCACGTGAATGCGGTGTGGGGGGTGGGCGGTGCGGCCGGATCCTTCCTGGGCTGGGTCGCCGACCGCGCCGGAGTGGCCGAAGATGCTGTGCTCGCCGCGGATTTGATGACCCACGACCTGACACCGTCGACACTGGCCGGCACCGACCGGGAGCTGGTGAGTGCGCCGCGGTTGGACAACCAGGCGACCTGCTACGCGGGAGTGGAGGCACTGTTGGCCGCGCAGCCCCGCGACGTGGTGCCGGTGCTGGCGCTCTTCGACCACGAGGAGGTCGGCTCCACCTCCGATCACGGCGCCCAGTCCGAGCTGCTGCCCACGGTGCTGGAGCGAATCACGTTGGCGGCCGGCGGACATCGCGAAGACCTGCTGCGGCGGATGTCCGGGTCGATGGTCGCCTCCGGCGACATGGCGCATGCGACCCACCCCAACTATCCGGAGCGGCACGAGCCCAACCACCTCATCGAGGTCAACGCGGGGCCGGTGCTCAAGGTGCAGCCCAACCTCCGCTACGCCACCGACGGACGCACGGCCGCGGCCTTCGCGCTGGCGTGCGCGCAAGCCGGGGTGCCGATGCAGCGCTACGAACACCGCGCCGACCTACCGTGCGGATCGACGATCGGCCCGATGACCTCGGCCAGGACCGGCATCCCCACCGTCGACGTCGGCGCGGCGCAGCTGGCCATGCACTCCGCGCGGGAGCTCATGGGCGCCGCGGACGTCGCGGCGTACTCGGCAGCGCTGCAGGCGTTTCTGTCGCCGGGCTGA
- a CDS encoding type VII secretion target gives MLVDPEVLRAFAAQVDAAATAISGLNVGNLAPSAADGLPGSSTQWAAREVGHHLGLAASDIVTDVQAMGVAVRGAGDCYEVEDAGLAGTFDQLF, from the coding sequence GTGTTGGTCGATCCCGAGGTGCTGCGCGCCTTTGCTGCGCAGGTAGATGCGGCCGCGACCGCGATCAGCGGGTTGAATGTCGGCAATCTCGCGCCTTCTGCGGCGGACGGGCTGCCCGGCTCGTCTACGCAGTGGGCGGCCCGGGAGGTCGGCCACCACCTCGGGTTGGCGGCAAGCGACATCGTCACGGACGTCCAGGCGATGGGCGTCGCGGTCCGCGGGGCAGGCGATTGCTACGAAGTCGAGGACGCCGGCTTGGCAGGCACCTTCGACCAGCTGTTCTGA
- the purL gene encoding phosphoribosylformylglycinamidine synthase subunit PurL produces MTQELAPSPDTVERAAATPDQPQPFRELGLKDDEYQRIRGILGRRPTDAELAMYSVMWSEHCSYKSSKVHLRYFGETTTDEMRAAMLAGIGENAGVVDIGDGWAVTFKVESHNHPSYVEPYQGAATGVGGIVRDIMAMGARPVAVMDQLRFGAADAPDTKRVLDGVVRGVGGYGNSLGLPNIGGETVFDPSYAGNPLVNALCVGAMRKEDLHLAFASGAGNKIILFGARTGLDGIGGVSVLASETFGGDEGSGPGRKKLPSVQVGDPFMEKVLIECCLELYAAGLVVGIQDLGGAGLSCATSELASAGDGGMRVELDSVPLRAANMTPAEILSSESQERMCAVVTPDNVDAFMAVCRKWDVLATVIGEVTDGDRLEITWHGETVVDVPPRTVAHEGPVYERPLARPDTQDALNADTSAGLPRPATGDELRATLLAMVGSPHLCSRGYITEQYDRYVRGNTVLAEHADGGVLRIDEATGRGIAVSTDASGRYTALDPYTGAQLALAEAYRNVAVTGATPVAVTNCLNFGSPEDPGVMWQFSQAVRGLADGCAALGIPVTGGNVSFYNQTGSTAILPTPVVGVLGVLDDVKRRIPTGFGTEPGETLILLGDTRDEFDGSIWAQVIAGHLGGLPPQVDLDREKLLADVLTSASRDGLVSAAHDLSEGGLIQAVVEAALAGETGCRLLLPEGADPFVTLFSESAGRVLVAVPRTEESRFRSMCEARGLPATRIGVVDPGSDAVEVQDQFTVTLAELRTTSEGVLPGLFG; encoded by the coding sequence GTGACGCAGGAGCTTGCCCCATCGCCGGACACCGTCGAGCGGGCCGCAGCCACCCCAGACCAGCCCCAACCGTTCCGCGAACTGGGCCTCAAGGACGACGAGTACCAGCGCATTCGCGGCATTCTCGGCCGCAGGCCCACCGACGCCGAGTTGGCGATGTACTCGGTGATGTGGAGTGAGCACTGCTCGTACAAATCCTCCAAGGTGCATCTGCGCTACTTCGGGGAGACCACCACCGACGAGATGCGCGCGGCGATGCTCGCGGGTATCGGCGAGAACGCCGGCGTCGTCGACATCGGCGACGGCTGGGCGGTGACCTTCAAGGTCGAGTCCCACAACCACCCGTCCTACGTCGAGCCCTACCAGGGCGCGGCCACCGGGGTCGGCGGCATCGTGCGCGACATCATGGCGATGGGCGCGCGCCCCGTCGCGGTGATGGACCAGCTTCGGTTCGGCGCCGCCGACGCCCCCGACACCAAGCGGGTGCTCGACGGCGTGGTCCGCGGCGTCGGGGGATACGGGAACTCGCTGGGACTTCCGAACATCGGCGGCGAGACCGTCTTCGACCCCTCCTATGCGGGCAATCCCTTGGTCAATGCCCTGTGCGTCGGCGCGATGCGCAAAGAGGATCTGCACCTCGCGTTCGCGTCCGGAGCGGGTAACAAGATCATCCTGTTCGGCGCGCGCACCGGTCTCGACGGCATCGGTGGGGTGTCGGTGCTGGCGAGCGAGACCTTCGGCGGTGACGAGGGTTCGGGCCCCGGCCGCAAGAAACTCCCCTCGGTGCAGGTCGGTGACCCCTTCATGGAGAAGGTGCTCATCGAGTGTTGTCTCGAGCTCTACGCCGCGGGCCTCGTGGTCGGTATCCAGGACCTCGGCGGAGCCGGATTGTCCTGCGCGACATCGGAACTCGCATCCGCTGGCGACGGCGGGATGCGTGTCGAGCTCGACAGCGTCCCACTCCGGGCGGCCAATATGACCCCCGCCGAGATTCTGTCGAGTGAATCGCAGGAGCGGATGTGTGCGGTGGTCACCCCGGACAACGTCGACGCGTTCATGGCGGTCTGCCGCAAATGGGATGTGCTGGCCACCGTGATCGGCGAGGTCACCGACGGGGACCGGCTGGAGATCACCTGGCACGGCGAGACCGTCGTCGACGTGCCGCCGCGCACCGTCGCCCACGAGGGGCCGGTGTACGAGCGTCCCCTCGCGCGGCCCGACACCCAGGATGCGCTCAACGCGGACACCTCGGCCGGCCTGCCCCGACCTGCCACCGGTGACGAACTGCGCGCCACCCTGTTGGCCATGGTGGGCAGCCCGCACCTGTGCAGCCGCGGCTACATCACCGAACAGTACGACCGCTACGTGCGTGGCAACACCGTGCTCGCCGAGCACGCCGACGGCGGCGTGCTGCGCATCGACGAAGCCACCGGGCGCGGCATCGCGGTCTCGACGGACGCCTCGGGCCGCTACACCGCACTCGACCCGTACACCGGTGCGCAACTCGCACTGGCCGAGGCCTACCGCAACGTCGCGGTCACCGGCGCGACGCCGGTCGCGGTGACCAACTGCCTCAACTTCGGCTCCCCGGAGGATCCCGGCGTGATGTGGCAGTTCAGCCAGGCCGTGCGGGGGCTCGCGGATGGCTGTGCGGCCCTTGGTATTCCGGTCACCGGCGGCAACGTCAGCTTCTACAACCAGACGGGCAGCACCGCTATCCTGCCCACCCCGGTGGTGGGTGTGCTCGGGGTGCTCGACGACGTCAAACGCCGCATCCCGACGGGCTTCGGCACCGAACCGGGCGAGACGCTGATCCTGCTCGGCGACACCCGCGACGAATTCGACGGGTCCATCTGGGCGCAGGTCATCGCCGGGCACCTCGGCGGACTACCGCCGCAGGTGGACCTCGACCGGGAGAAGCTGCTCGCCGATGTCCTCACCTCTGCTTCCCGGGACGGATTGGTCTCGGCCGCACACGATCTGAGCGAGGGCGGCCTGATCCAGGCGGTGGTGGAAGCCGCCCTGGCCGGCGAAACCGGTTGCCGCTTACTGCTTCCCGAGGGCGCGGACCCGTTCGTCACCCTCTTCAGCGAGTCCGCCGGCCGGGTGCTCGTGGCGGTGCCCCGCACGGAGGAGAGCAGGTTCCGCTCGATGTGTGAAGCCCGCGGCCTGCCCGCCACCCGGATCGGCGTGGTCGATCCGGGCAGTGACGCGGTCGAGGTGCAGGACCAGTTCACGGTGACGCTCGCGGAACTGCGCACCACCTCCGAGGGCGTGCTGCCCGGACTGTTCGGGTGA
- a CDS encoding SDR family NAD(P)-dependent oxidoreductase — MARLDDKIALVIGGASGIGYAISERFAAEGAETYLTSRSKSSLDEAVERIGARAHAVPIDASQLDGLEVGIESVRAQAGRIDVLVVNAGTGEPGGIGEITEDNFDRTVGLNLRSLLFAVQLALPLMGPGGSIVLIGSCSDEMGFPGLGVYAATKAAVRSLARTWTLELAPRAIRVNVISPGPTDTPMHRSAPEEVRQWLISKVPLGRAGRPEEIAAAALFLASDESSYVAGTSLSVDGGMAQV; from the coding sequence ATGGCACGACTGGACGACAAGATCGCCTTGGTGATCGGTGGCGCGAGCGGAATCGGCTACGCCATCTCGGAGCGCTTCGCCGCCGAGGGCGCCGAAACCTACCTGACGAGCCGGAGCAAGAGCAGTCTGGACGAGGCGGTCGAGCGCATCGGTGCCCGCGCGCACGCGGTTCCGATCGACGCCAGTCAGCTCGATGGACTCGAGGTGGGCATCGAGTCGGTGCGCGCGCAAGCGGGGCGCATCGACGTGCTCGTGGTCAACGCCGGCACGGGCGAGCCCGGCGGCATCGGCGAGATCACCGAGGACAACTTCGACCGTACGGTCGGGCTCAACCTGCGCTCGCTGCTGTTCGCTGTCCAGCTGGCCCTGCCACTGATGGGTCCGGGAGGCTCGATCGTCCTCATCGGTTCGTGTAGCGATGAGATGGGTTTCCCCGGCCTCGGCGTTTACGCGGCGACCAAGGCCGCCGTCAGGTCTCTCGCACGCACGTGGACGCTCGAACTTGCTCCACGCGCCATTCGAGTCAATGTGATCAGTCCCGGCCCCACCGACACCCCGATGCACCGCTCCGCCCCCGAGGAGGTCCGCCAGTGGTTGATCTCGAAGGTCCCCCTCGGACGGGCCGGGCGCCCCGAAGAGATCGCCGCCGCCGCACTGTTCCTGGCCAGTGATGAAAGCAGCTACGTGGCCGGGACCAGCCTCAGCGTGGACGGCGGCATGGCCCAGGTCTAG
- a CDS encoding Dyp-type peroxidase, translating to MATIDDGGESTVREALPGIAGPVRAIGFRDPSKNLSVVTSIGSDAWDRLFTGPRPAELHPFRPLDGPRHRAPSTPGDLLFHIRAESMDICFELAMKLTRSMAGAITLVDEVHGFKFFGNRDLLGFVDGTENPDGQLARSATQSGNEDPAFAGGCYVHVQRYVHDMSGWNSLSVEEQERVIGRIKLDDIELGDDVKPADSHLALNVIEDSDGNELKIFRHNMPFGEVGKGEFGTYYIGYARTPTVTERMLTNMFIGHPPGTTDRILDFPTAVTGSLFFTPTVEFLNTPPRCRNRWLRRHHRRRNRTARSPHRRRAGHRRQRPRRPCHRGDFDRSPPRRDAPQ from the coding sequence GTGGCCACCATCGACGACGGCGGCGAATCCACGGTGCGGGAGGCGCTGCCGGGCATCGCGGGTCCGGTGCGGGCGATCGGTTTCCGCGATCCTTCGAAGAATCTGTCGGTCGTCACCTCCATCGGGTCCGACGCCTGGGACCGCCTCTTCACCGGACCGCGTCCCGCCGAACTGCACCCGTTCCGGCCCCTCGACGGTCCGCGCCACCGCGCACCGTCCACGCCGGGCGACCTGCTCTTCCACATCCGGGCCGAATCCATGGACATCTGCTTCGAACTGGCGATGAAGCTGACCCGGTCGATGGCCGGGGCGATCACACTCGTCGACGAGGTGCACGGTTTCAAGTTCTTCGGCAACCGCGACCTGCTGGGTTTCGTCGACGGCACCGAGAACCCGGACGGTCAGCTGGCGCGCAGCGCCACCCAGAGCGGTAACGAGGACCCCGCATTCGCCGGCGGCTGCTACGTGCACGTCCAGCGGTACGTGCACGACATGTCGGGGTGGAACTCGCTGTCGGTCGAGGAGCAGGAGCGCGTGATCGGACGCATTAAACTCGACGACATCGAACTGGGCGATGACGTCAAACCGGCCGATTCGCACCTGGCGCTCAACGTGATCGAGGATAGCGACGGCAACGAGCTGAAGATTTTCCGTCACAACATGCCGTTCGGTGAAGTGGGCAAGGGTGAGTTCGGCACGTACTACATCGGCTACGCGCGCACACCGACCGTCACCGAGCGCATGCTGACCAACATGTTCATCGGCCATCCGCCGGGCACCACCGACCGCATCCTCGACTTCCCCACGGCCGTCACCGGATCGCTTTTCTTCACCCCGACCGTCGAGTTCCTGAACACCCCGCCCCGCTGCCGGAACCGGTGGCTGCGCCGACACCACCGGCGCCGGAATCGCACGGCTCGCTCGCCACATCGCCGGAGGGCGGGTCATCGACGTCAGCGCCCCCGGCGGCCCTGTCACCGCGGCGATTTCGACCGGTCACCTCCGCGACGTGACGCCCCCCAGTGA
- a CDS encoding cation:proton antiporter domain-containing protein, protein MLLSLIAVSAVLAAWAVSARRMERWRVTAPMVIVLAGVLIGLATSDRVAAGLNTEIAEHVAEIILAILLFVDATDVRGGLLGYEPKAALRILFIALPLSVAVALLCGLWLLPGSSWAVLLVIACIVVPIDFAPVSSILRDRRVPERVRNVLNVEAGYNDGIVSPVFIFALVLADQDTRADTPLQALGAAVPQAAKAIVVGLVIGALLAVAANAAQRRDWMTVQSKRLVLVAAPLLAFGLSLAVDGNGFVSAFVCGIAFKYLRHSDDIRRDLELVDDVGFLLAVGMWFAFGVTAVAILERGVPVGTVVFCLLALTVVRIVPVAIGMLGSRFSGHERLLVGGLGPRGTTTIVFGLLAFNVLDGHDETTVGLVVVLCVLGSVVMHGLAAPAAAHTYAARRGSSREAEHSDPGK, encoded by the coding sequence GTGTTGCTGTCCCTGATCGCGGTGTCGGCCGTGCTGGCCGCGTGGGCGGTATCAGCCCGTCGGATGGAGCGCTGGCGTGTCACCGCGCCGATGGTGATCGTCCTGGCCGGTGTGCTGATCGGCCTCGCCACCTCGGATCGGGTGGCGGCCGGCCTCAACACCGAGATCGCCGAACACGTCGCCGAGATCATCCTCGCCATCCTGCTGTTCGTCGATGCCACCGACGTGCGCGGCGGACTGCTCGGCTACGAACCGAAGGCCGCGCTGCGCATCCTGTTCATCGCGCTGCCGTTGAGTGTCGCGGTCGCGCTGCTGTGCGGGTTGTGGCTGCTGCCCGGTTCGTCGTGGGCGGTGCTGTTGGTGATCGCCTGCATCGTCGTGCCCATCGACTTCGCGCCGGTGTCGTCGATCCTGCGGGACCGGCGGGTGCCCGAGCGGGTGCGCAACGTGCTCAACGTCGAGGCCGGCTACAACGACGGCATCGTGTCCCCGGTTTTCATCTTCGCGCTCGTGCTCGCCGACCAGGACACCCGTGCCGACACCCCGCTGCAGGCGCTGGGCGCGGCGGTGCCACAGGCGGCCAAGGCCATCGTGGTCGGTCTGGTGATCGGCGCCCTCCTCGCGGTCGCCGCCAACGCCGCGCAGCGCCGCGACTGGATGACCGTCCAGTCCAAGCGGCTGGTGCTGGTGGCTGCGCCGTTGCTGGCCTTCGGCCTGAGCCTCGCTGTCGACGGCAACGGCTTCGTATCGGCGTTCGTCTGCGGGATCGCCTTCAAGTACCTGAGGCACTCCGACGACATCCGTCGTGACCTCGAACTCGTCGACGACGTCGGCTTCCTGCTGGCGGTGGGCATGTGGTTCGCCTTCGGGGTGACGGCGGTGGCGATCCTCGAGCGCGGCGTGCCGGTCGGCACCGTGGTGTTCTGCCTGCTGGCGCTCACCGTGGTGCGCATCGTGCCGGTGGCGATCGGGATGCTCGGATCCCGGTTCAGCGGGCATGAACGGTTGCTGGTCGGTGGGCTGGGACCGCGGGGCACCACGACCATCGTGTTCGGTCTGCTGGCGTTCAACGTGCTGGACGGACACGACGAGACCACCGTGGGATTGGTGGTGGTGCTGTGCGTGCTGGGCAGCGTCGTCATGCACGGTCTGGCCGCGCCGGCCGCCGCTCACACCTACGCCGCGAGGCGCGGTTCGTCCCGTGAGGCGGAACACAGCGACCCAGGCAAATAG
- a CDS encoding alpha/beta hydrolase, with the protein MTSQTNDVSGDTVTDTPERPRRHPLLIWAWGLVRLDFTGVAFGALFFCLSLTPSLLPRDWLFQGLIGGLNGAIGYGIGAFLSKILARFVVRGQPGWPPSRRKLYALKAGTVGLALGASVLMVVPAAAWQRQVSAEMGLPGPDTVGYLRVLVVAVLVGAVCVAVTRVVLDTIKTLARLLIRRWRLSDEMALLIGTAVVVVLIVTLINGVLLQGFLAGASRIFQPQNATTREGISQPAQRERSGSPASFAEWDTLGYQGRNFVATGPDAAELERVNRRPAQEPIRVYAGLQTAGTDEQRIAVLLSELERTGAFDRELLVIVPTTGTGWVNPVAARALELMYNGDTAMVAMQYSYLPSWISFLGDQQKSVESGRMLIDAVQQRWSQRPPQQRPKLVLYGESLGSMAGQGAFAWLPDIADLGFTSVLWVGPPNASPLWTAITERRDPGTPEVQPRYDGGRTVRFSQANDPAVIARDTAAEWHGARVLFLQHASDPIVWWTPDLLTARPDWLREPPGRDRSASMRWYPIVTFWQVSADMTNAAGMPGGHGHNYGESVLDGWAAVAPPSGWTPRDTERIRAALRDSAGIDGPEY; encoded by the coding sequence GTGACTTCGCAGACCAATGACGTCTCCGGTGACACCGTCACCGACACTCCCGAACGCCCGCGGCGCCACCCCCTGCTCATCTGGGCATGGGGCCTGGTCCGGTTGGACTTCACCGGCGTCGCTTTCGGCGCGCTGTTCTTCTGCCTGTCGCTGACCCCGTCGCTCCTGCCGCGCGACTGGTTGTTCCAGGGCCTCATCGGAGGGTTGAACGGCGCGATCGGCTATGGAATCGGTGCCTTCCTCTCGAAGATTCTGGCGCGCTTCGTGGTACGCGGACAGCCCGGGTGGCCGCCGTCTCGGCGGAAGCTGTACGCACTCAAGGCCGGCACCGTCGGGTTGGCCCTCGGCGCCAGCGTGCTGATGGTCGTTCCCGCGGCTGCCTGGCAGCGGCAGGTCTCGGCAGAGATGGGTCTACCGGGGCCCGACACGGTCGGCTACCTGCGGGTGCTGGTGGTCGCGGTCCTCGTCGGCGCGGTGTGCGTCGCGGTCACCCGAGTAGTGCTCGACACCATCAAAACCCTTGCACGCCTGCTCATCCGCCGGTGGCGCCTCAGCGACGAGATGGCGCTTCTGATCGGCACCGCGGTCGTCGTCGTCTTAATCGTCACCTTGATCAACGGGGTACTGCTGCAGGGGTTCCTGGCCGGTGCCAGCCGCATCTTCCAGCCGCAGAACGCCACTACCCGCGAGGGCATCAGTCAGCCGGCCCAGCGCGAACGTTCAGGCAGCCCTGCGTCTTTCGCAGAGTGGGACACTCTGGGCTATCAGGGCCGCAACTTCGTCGCCACCGGACCCGACGCGGCGGAACTCGAGCGGGTCAACCGCAGACCGGCGCAGGAGCCCATTCGCGTCTACGCCGGCCTGCAGACAGCCGGGACCGACGAACAGCGGATCGCCGTGCTGCTCAGCGAACTGGAACGGACCGGGGCGTTCGACCGCGAACTGCTGGTGATCGTGCCGACCACCGGAACCGGGTGGGTCAACCCGGTCGCCGCCCGCGCGCTGGAGTTGATGTACAACGGCGACACCGCCATGGTGGCGATGCAGTATTCGTATCTGCCCAGCTGGATCTCGTTCCTCGGCGATCAGCAGAAGTCGGTGGAGTCGGGCCGCATGCTGATCGACGCGGTGCAGCAGCGGTGGTCGCAGCGCCCGCCGCAACAGCGGCCGAAGCTGGTGCTCTACGGCGAGAGCCTCGGGTCGATGGCGGGCCAGGGCGCCTTCGCCTGGCTGCCCGACATCGCCGACCTGGGGTTCACGTCGGTGCTGTGGGTGGGTCCGCCCAACGCCAGCCCGCTCTGGACGGCGATCACCGAGAGGCGTGACCCCGGCACTCCTGAGGTGCAACCGCGTTACGACGGTGGCCGCACAGTGCGGTTCTCGCAGGCGAACGATCCGGCCGTCATCGCCCGCGACACCGCCGCAGAGTGGCACGGCGCCCGCGTGCTCTTCCTGCAGCACGCGTCCGACCCGATCGTCTGGTGGACACCGGACCTGCTCACTGCCCGCCCGGACTGGCTGAGAGAGCCGCCGGGCCGGGACCGCAGCGCATCGATGCGCTGGTATCCCATCGTCACGTTCTGGCAGGTGAGCGCCGATATGACCAACGCCGCCGGGATGCCGGGCGGCCATGGACACAACTACGGCGAATCCGTTCTCGACGGGTGGGCGGCTGTCGCACCGCCATCCGGGTGGACCCCGCGCGACACCGAACGCATCCGCGCCGCGCTGCGCGACTCCGCCGGTATCGACGGGCCCGAATACTGA
- a CDS encoding Rv0804 family intramembrane glutamic endopeptidase has protein sequence MRHNRITSVALAIALVLLSGLVSPRLPGRWVVVVHAVFGAVLAGVTRAPLGLRPPALQRGLRTGAAAAAVVASGVAASTALPAVRSAMRKRRLPDAPAWWLLVRIPLGTVWAEEASYRGALGHLAAEAFGPARGRLLQSAAFGLSHIADARAAGEPVVGTVVTTGVAGWVFARLAERSGSLVAPMLAHLAVNEAGALAALAVQRGRC, from the coding sequence ATGCGGCACAACCGGATCACGTCTGTGGCACTGGCCATCGCGCTGGTTCTGCTGAGCGGTCTGGTGAGTCCGCGCCTGCCCGGGCGATGGGTCGTCGTCGTGCATGCGGTGTTCGGCGCCGTGCTGGCGGGGGTCACCCGGGCACCGCTGGGGCTGCGCCCTCCCGCGCTGCAACGCGGTCTGCGGACAGGGGCGGCGGCCGCGGCCGTCGTGGCCTCAGGTGTCGCGGCGTCCACCGCGCTGCCCGCTGTCCGATCGGCGATGAGGAAGCGGCGTCTGCCCGATGCCCCGGCCTGGTGGCTGCTGGTGCGCATCCCGCTCGGAACGGTGTGGGCCGAGGAGGCGAGCTACCGTGGCGCGTTAGGGCATCTGGCTGCCGAGGCGTTCGGACCGGCCCGCGGGCGGCTGCTGCAGTCGGCCGCGTTCGGGCTGTCACACATCGCGGATGCCCGCGCCGCCGGTGAGCCGGTGGTCGGGACCGTGGTGACCACCGGGGTGGCGGGCTGGGTGTTCGCACGGCTCGCGGAGCGGTCCGGGAGCCTCGTCGCCCCGATGCTGGCGCATCTGGCCGTCAACGAAGCGGGGGCGCTCGCCGCGCTGGCAGTACAGCGAGGCCGCTGCTAG